A window from Aeromonas rivipollensis encodes these proteins:
- the dapD gene encoding 2,3,4,5-tetrahydropyridine-2,6-dicarboxylate N-succinyltransferase: protein MTQLQQTIEAAFERRDSITPGSVDAATKAAILEAIDLLDSGKARVAEKIAGEWVVHQWLKKAVLLYFRINDNGIIKGDDAQYYDKVPLKFSDYSAEQFKAAGVRVVPPATARKGSFIAPNTVLMPSYVNIGAFVDEGTMVDTWATVGSCAQIGKNVHLSGGVGIGGVLEPLQANPTIIEDNCFIGARSEVVEGVIVEEGSVISMGVFIGQSTRIYDRETGEIHYGRVPAGSVVVSGSLPSKCGKYSLYAAVIVKKVDAKTRAKVGINALLRSIDE, encoded by the coding sequence ATGACCCAGTTGCAACAGACCATCGAAGCGGCCTTCGAGCGCCGTGATTCCATCACCCCCGGCTCCGTCGATGCCGCCACCAAGGCCGCCATCCTGGAGGCCATCGATCTGCTGGACTCCGGCAAGGCCCGGGTCGCCGAGAAGATTGCCGGTGAGTGGGTCGTCCACCAGTGGCTGAAGAAGGCCGTGCTGCTCTACTTCCGTATCAATGACAACGGCATCATCAAGGGCGACGACGCCCAGTACTACGACAAGGTTCCCCTCAAGTTCTCCGACTACAGCGCCGAGCAGTTCAAGGCGGCGGGCGTGCGCGTGGTGCCGCCGGCCACCGCTCGCAAGGGCTCCTTCATCGCCCCCAATACAGTGCTGATGCCCTCCTATGTCAACATCGGCGCCTTCGTCGATGAAGGCACCATGGTCGATACCTGGGCCACAGTGGGCTCCTGCGCCCAGATCGGCAAGAACGTGCACCTCTCCGGCGGCGTCGGCATCGGCGGCGTACTGGAGCCGCTGCAGGCTAACCCGACCATCATCGAGGACAACTGCTTCATCGGTGCCCGCTCAGAAGTGGTTGAAGGGGTCATCGTCGAGGAAGGTTCCGTCATTTCCATGGGCGTCTTCATCGGCCAGTCCACCCGCATCTATGACCGCGAAACCGGCGAGATCCACTATGGTCGCGTGCCGGCCGGTTCAGTGGTGGTCTCCGGCTCCCTGCCCTCCAAGTGCGGCAAGTACAGCCTGTATGCCGCCGTCATCGTCAAGAAGGTGGATGCCAAGACCCGAGCCAAGGTCGGCATCAACGCCCTGTTGCGTTCCATCGACGAGTAA